A genomic region of Janthinobacterium lividum contains the following coding sequences:
- a CDS encoding two-component regulator propeller domain-containing protein: MLVFRRVYDVALLLILLLGGPAAAAPAPTLRFDQLSVDQGLAQESVLAIAQDRQGYMWFGSQSGLSRYDGYRMVVYKNIEGDKTSLADNWVGELHVDSQGQLWVGTDNGLDRFDAASQTFIHYVPAEKSKRGNGNRHIHAILEDGARGFWIATSDGLQHFDPATGVFRTWHHEEGNPHSLGDNEIKALALDAQQRLWIGTVTGLDMLAPGSERFEHFAVDTEPGSKYNVIQSLLIDRQQNLWIGTMAGAERWRLGAAGQPPQARVRFGEKNGFSAIRVASLYQDVDATVWLGSNADGLFRWLPESDTFLQYRHQTGDKFSVADNQLSSLYRDRAGTFWVGSWYNGVSRVDLGSGGFSRMARAPGDVGALADKKVRAVADAGNGKLWLATKGGLKLYDTRDGSSRLFDLRSSPGMSRDEQVTTLYKAPDGILWVGGSTGLHRFDPALGRFFTMRFAAGDPNSDTIRNIVSDRSGMLWVSTRGGVHRFDPVTKRFTTYRHDPANPNSLSDNMVRPVLEDGKGRLWIGSFHGLDLLDRASGHFRHFRHDPQNPHSLSHDEVHFLHEDKRGVLWVGTANGLNRMDVDAKGEIRFRRFLRKDGMADDAVASILGDDNEQLWLSTNSGITRLDMRSGLFRNYDSADGTVEGSYFDGAALRASDGTMYFGGFNGMTAFVPQDIHDNRVPPLVAITELQIFNKPVAIGRGEFAHVLKAAIDHTRNLVLTSRESVFSLEFAALHFAAPQRNMFAYRLEGFDQDWVMTDAGRRFATYTNLDAGNYVFRVKAANKDGVWNESGATLAITILPPFWKTWWFRTLMAVLLLGAIYGAYRQRVRALRHQQNELEKQVSERTAELQSKEIEVLAQSEKLAQVNSSLTKNEESLRQAKRKAEDATRQKSEFLANMSHEMRTPLAGVIGMLGFALRDEQLHDATREQILRGQANAQSLLVIINDLLDFSKIEAGKLSIENIDFALGAAIETVVSLFEEQAAARSIGFSIDFAPDLPPFVVGDPTRLRQVLVNLVGNAFKFTQRGGVSVCVERAGVASGSGGRKVNLIRFTVSDSGIGIDAEAMARLFQKFEQADASTTRRYGGTGLGLAICRQLVELMDGEIEVASTPGQGSTFAFTLPLADGVAPPLVPQVALAPHSHQLRVLCAEDFPTNQIIIRVMLEELGHRVDVVANGVLAVAACVHTRYDLILMDGRMPEMDGATATRLIRVGGWPDQPVRDQELMIVALTANASEEDRSRYLGVGMDDFLSKPVDEAALHGLLARAIERQLQRGFMLPRMPSNVQRGAARGQAELDALFGIAPAIPVPAPSQSIRSGELQRRIRVAFVADLEGRLRELDAALAAQDKENAGRLLHGLKGSAAYLDETQLHMLCTEMEEAADGGRWTQVAVHLPQLRALLAQIAVSGKEM; the protein is encoded by the coding sequence GCTGGGCGGCCCGGCCGCGGCGGCGCCTGCGCCCACCCTGCGTTTCGACCAGCTCAGCGTCGACCAGGGCCTGGCGCAGGAATCGGTGCTCGCCATCGCCCAGGATCGGCAGGGCTATATGTGGTTCGGCAGCCAGTCTGGCTTGAGCCGCTACGATGGCTACCGCATGGTCGTCTACAAGAATATCGAAGGCGACAAGACCAGCCTGGCCGACAACTGGGTGGGCGAACTGCATGTCGATAGCCAGGGCCAGCTGTGGGTCGGTACCGACAATGGCCTGGACCGCTTCGATGCCGCCAGCCAGACCTTCATCCATTACGTCCCGGCTGAAAAGAGCAAGCGCGGTAACGGCAACCGGCATATCCACGCCATTCTCGAAGATGGCGCGCGCGGCTTCTGGATCGCCACCTCGGACGGCTTGCAGCATTTCGATCCCGCCACGGGCGTCTTCCGTACCTGGCACCATGAAGAGGGAAACCCGCACAGCCTGGGCGACAATGAAATCAAGGCGCTGGCGCTGGACGCGCAGCAGCGTCTGTGGATCGGCACGGTAACGGGCCTGGACATGCTGGCACCGGGCAGCGAGCGCTTCGAGCATTTTGCCGTCGACACGGAGCCCGGCTCGAAGTACAACGTGATCCAGTCGCTGCTGATCGACCGCCAGCAGAACCTGTGGATCGGCACCATGGCCGGCGCCGAGCGCTGGCGCCTGGGCGCCGCCGGCCAGCCGCCGCAGGCAAGAGTGCGCTTCGGTGAGAAAAATGGCTTTTCCGCTATCCGCGTCGCCAGCCTGTACCAGGATGTCGACGCCACTGTCTGGCTGGGCAGCAATGCCGATGGCCTGTTCCGCTGGCTGCCCGAGAGCGACACCTTCCTGCAGTACCGCCACCAGACGGGCGACAAATTCAGCGTCGCCGATAACCAGCTGTCGTCGCTGTACCGCGACCGCGCCGGCACCTTCTGGGTCGGCTCCTGGTACAACGGCGTGAGCCGGGTCGACCTGGGCAGCGGCGGCTTTTCGCGCATGGCGCGCGCGCCCGGCGATGTGGGCGCGCTGGCGGACAAGAAAGTGCGCGCCGTGGCCGACGCGGGCAATGGCAAGCTGTGGCTGGCCACCAAGGGCGGGCTGAAACTGTATGACACGCGCGACGGCAGCTCGCGCCTGTTCGACCTGCGCAGTTCTCCCGGCATGTCGCGCGACGAACAGGTCACCACCCTGTACAAGGCGCCGGACGGCATCCTGTGGGTGGGCGGCTCGACGGGCTTGCACCGCTTCGATCCGGCACTGGGGCGCTTCTTCACCATGCGCTTTGCCGCCGGCGACCCGAACAGCGACACCATCCGCAATATCGTGAGCGACCGCAGCGGCATGCTGTGGGTCTCGACGCGGGGCGGCGTGCACCGCTTCGACCCCGTCACCAAGCGCTTTACCACCTACCGCCACGACCCGGCCAACCCGAACAGCCTGTCCGACAACATGGTGCGGCCCGTGCTGGAAGACGGCAAGGGGCGCCTGTGGATCGGTTCCTTCCACGGTCTGGACTTGCTGGACCGCGCCAGCGGGCACTTCCGCCATTTCCGCCACGATCCGCAAAATCCGCATAGCCTGAGCCACGATGAAGTGCATTTCCTGCACGAAGACAAGCGCGGCGTGCTGTGGGTGGGCACGGCCAATGGCTTGAACCGCATGGACGTCGATGCCAAGGGCGAGATCCGTTTCCGGCGCTTCCTGCGCAAGGATGGCATGGCCGACGACGCCGTCGCCAGCATCCTCGGCGACGACAACGAGCAGCTGTGGCTGAGCACGAATAGCGGCATCACGCGGCTCGACATGCGCAGCGGCCTGTTTCGCAACTACGATAGCGCCGATGGCACGGTGGAAGGCTCGTACTTCGATGGCGCGGCCTTGCGCGCGTCGGACGGGACCATGTATTTCGGCGGCTTCAACGGCATGACGGCGTTCGTGCCGCAGGATATCCACGACAACCGCGTGCCGCCGCTGGTGGCCATCACGGAACTGCAGATCTTCAACAAGCCGGTGGCCATCGGCCGCGGCGAGTTCGCGCACGTGCTCAAGGCGGCCATCGACCACACGCGCAACCTCGTGCTGACCAGCCGCGAAAGCGTCTTTTCGCTGGAATTCGCGGCCCTGCATTTCGCCGCGCCCCAGCGCAACATGTTCGCCTACCGGCTCGAAGGCTTCGACCAGGACTGGGTCATGACGGATGCGGGGCGGCGCTTTGCCACCTATACCAACCTCGATGCCGGCAACTACGTGTTTCGCGTCAAGGCGGCCAACAAGGACGGCGTCTGGAACGAGAGCGGCGCCACCCTGGCCATCACGATCCTGCCGCCGTTCTGGAAAACCTGGTGGTTCCGCACCCTGATGGCGGTGCTGCTGCTGGGCGCCATCTATGGCGCTTACCGCCAGCGCGTGCGCGCGCTGCGGCATCAACAGAATGAACTGGAAAAGCAGGTCAGCGAACGCACGGCCGAGTTGCAGAGCAAGGAAATCGAAGTGCTGGCCCAGTCGGAAAAGCTGGCGCAAGTGAACAGCAGCCTGACGAAAAACGAGGAAAGCCTGCGCCAGGCCAAGCGCAAGGCCGAGGATGCGACGCGCCAGAAGTCGGAATTTTTGGCCAACATGAGCCACGAGATGCGCACGCCGCTGGCCGGCGTGATCGGCATGCTGGGCTTTGCCCTGCGCGACGAGCAGCTGCACGACGCCACGCGCGAGCAGATCCTGCGCGGCCAGGCCAACGCCCAGTCGCTGCTGGTGATCATCAATGACTTGCTCGATTTTTCCAAGATCGAGGCGGGCAAGCTGAGCATCGAAAACATCGACTTCGCGCTCGGCGCGGCGATCGAGACGGTCGTCAGCCTGTTCGAGGAGCAGGCGGCCGCGCGCAGCATCGGTTTCTCCATCGACTTTGCGCCCGACCTGCCGCCCTTCGTGGTGGGCGACCCGACCCGCTTGCGCCAGGTGCTGGTCAACCTGGTCGGCAATGCCTTCAAGTTCACCCAGCGCGGCGGCGTCAGCGTGTGCGTCGAGCGCGCCGGCGTGGCCAGCGGCAGCGGCGGACGCAAGGTCAACCTGATCCGCTTCACCGTCAGCGACAGCGGCATCGGCATCGATGCGGAAGCCATGGCGCGGCTGTTCCAGAAGTTCGAGCAGGCCGACGCCAGCACCACGCGGCGCTACGGCGGCACGGGACTGGGCCTGGCGATCTGCCGCCAGCTGGTCGAACTGATGGATGGCGAGATCGAGGTGGCCAGCACGCCGGGGCAGGGCAGCACGTTTGCCTTCACCTTGCCGCTGGCCGATGGCGTGGCGCCGCCGCTGGTGCCGCAGGTGGCGTTGGCGCCGCACAGCCACCAGTTGCGCGTGCTGTGCGCGGAAGACTTCCCCACCAACCAGATCATCATCCGCGTCATGCTCGAAGAGCTGGGGCACCGGGTCGACGTGGTCGCCAACGGCGTGCTGGCGGTGGCGGCCTGCGTGCATACGCGCTATGACCTGATCCTGATGGACGGGCGCATGCCGGAGATGGATGGGGCGACGGCGACGCGCCTGATCCGCGTGGGCGGCTGGCCGGACCAGCCCGTGCGCGACCAGGAACTGATGATCGTGGCCCTGACGGCGAATGCCAGCGAAGAAGACCGCAGCCGCTATCTCGGTGTCGGCATGGATGATTTCCTCAGCAAGCCCGTGGACGAGGCGGCGCTGCATGGCTTGCTGGCGCGCGCCATCGAGCGCCAGCTGCAGCGCGGCTTCATGTTGCCGCGCATGCCGTCGAACGTGCAGCGCGGCGCGGCGCGGGGGCAGGCCGAACTCGATGCCCTGTTCGGCATCGCGCCGGCGATTCCCGTTCCGGCGCCGTCCCAGTCCATCCGCAGCGGCGAACTGCAACGGCGCATCCGCGTCGCCTTCGTCGCCGACCTGGAGGGACGCCTGCGTGAACTCGATGCCGCCCTGGCGGCGCAGGACAAGGAAAACGCCGGGCGCCTGCTGCACGGTTTGAAGGGCAGCGCCGCCTATCTCGATGAAACGCAGCTGCACATGCTGTGCACGGAAATGGAAGAGGCGGCGGACGGCGGGCGCTGGACGCAAGTGGCCGTGCATTTGCCGCAATTGCGCGCACTGTTGGCGCAAATAGCCGTTTCGGGCAAGGAAATGTAA
- a CDS encoding response regulator — MKVLVVDDDVVSRMVLMHLIDSCGVHDIVEAEDGAAAWEQLEGGLRPSLCFCDLRMPRLSGMELLQKIRSDSALDAMPLVLVSSANDHDTVRDAVQAGAAGYIVKPFQPEQVRQHIDACFDVSALPAEAPRDTLQRLGIDSERLLAYLTGFQGQIVAAGEQVDALLARGEPAQARQQLERLHLGCRTLGLHGAEAGMMALLQASVLDGDQIQAALAALARSVAQQARLLRQQDGVD; from the coding sequence ATGAAAGTACTGGTGGTTGACGATGATGTCGTGTCGCGCATGGTATTGATGCATTTGATCGACAGTTGCGGCGTGCACGATATCGTGGAAGCCGAAGATGGCGCGGCTGCGTGGGAGCAGCTCGAAGGCGGCTTGCGTCCGTCGCTGTGCTTCTGCGATTTGCGCATGCCGCGCCTGTCCGGCATGGAGCTGCTGCAGAAAATCCGCTCCGACAGCGCGCTCGATGCCATGCCGCTGGTGCTGGTATCGTCGGCCAATGACCATGACACGGTGCGTGATGCCGTGCAGGCCGGTGCTGCCGGCTATATCGTCAAGCCTTTCCAGCCGGAGCAGGTGCGCCAGCATATCGACGCCTGCTTCGACGTCTCGGCCTTGCCGGCCGAGGCGCCGCGCGACACGTTGCAGCGGCTGGGCATCGACAGCGAACGCCTGCTGGCGTATCTGACGGGCTTCCAGGGGCAGATAGTCGCCGCCGGCGAACAGGTCGATGCCTTGCTGGCACGCGGCGAACCGGCCCAGGCGCGCCAGCAGCTTGAACGGCTGCACCTCGGTTGCCGCACCCTCGGCTTGCATGGCGCGGAAGCGGGCATGATGGCCCTGCTGCAGGCCTCGGTGCTCGATGGCGACCAGATACAAGCGGCCCTGGCCGCGCTGGCGCGCAGCGTGGCGCAGCAGGCGCGTTTGCTGCGGCAGCAGGACGGCGTCGACTGA
- a CDS encoding AMP-binding protein — protein sequence MSSDPSPTTASPQDDFAHTHLPPRELWPQLCLDLPELQYPPRLNCVAALLDVAVAGGGGERTAILADGQRWTYAQLARQVDRIAHALRSDLHLIPGNRVLLRGANTPMMAACLLAVLKAGCIAVPTMPLLRARELSAILAKAEVNAVLCAQGLRAELDALASLPPMLCFGADDTELEQRMAAYDAPFAACDTAADDVCLISFTSGTTGVPKGTMHMHRDLLAICDCFPRSMLQVRADDIFIGTPPLAFTFGLGGLLLFPLRFGAATVLLEKLTPDGLLRAIGAYQATICFTAPTFYRQMAPLAASHDVRSLRLSVSAGEALPLATRDAWQAATGLAMTDGIGATEMLHIFISATGEGIRRGAIGKAIPGYQACIVDDAGVPQPPGVTGRLAVKGPTGCRYLSDPRQREYVQNGWNLTGDTFEMDADGYFYYRSRSDDMIVSAGYNIAGPEVEEALLRHPAVAECGVVGRADAERGQIVEAHVVLKDGCQASDLLAAELQDFVRQQIAPYKYPRAIRFLPSLPRTETGKLQRFKLRTDTP from the coding sequence ATGAGCAGCGACCCTTCGCCTACCACCGCATCTCCCCAGGACGACTTTGCCCACACGCACTTGCCGCCGCGCGAACTCTGGCCGCAGCTGTGCCTGGACTTGCCCGAGCTGCAGTATCCGCCGCGTCTCAATTGCGTCGCCGCGCTGCTCGATGTGGCCGTGGCCGGTGGCGGTGGCGAGCGCACCGCCATCCTTGCCGACGGCCAGCGCTGGACCTATGCGCAGCTGGCGCGGCAGGTCGACCGCATCGCCCACGCGCTGCGCAGCGACCTGCATCTGATCCCCGGCAACCGCGTGCTGCTGCGCGGTGCGAATACGCCCATGATGGCCGCCTGCCTGCTGGCCGTGCTGAAAGCCGGCTGCATCGCCGTGCCCACCATGCCGCTGCTGCGCGCGCGCGAACTGTCCGCCATCCTGGCCAAGGCGGAAGTGAACGCCGTGCTGTGCGCGCAGGGCTTGCGCGCGGAACTTGACGCGCTGGCATCCCTGCCGCCCATGCTGTGCTTTGGCGCCGACGACACGGAACTGGAGCAGCGCATGGCGGCCTACGATGCGCCATTTGCCGCATGCGACACGGCGGCCGACGACGTCTGCCTGATCAGCTTTACCTCGGGCACGACGGGCGTCCCCAAAGGCACCATGCACATGCACCGCGACCTGCTGGCCATCTGCGACTGCTTTCCCCGCTCCATGCTGCAGGTGCGCGCCGACGATATCTTCATCGGCACGCCGCCGCTGGCGTTCACCTTTGGCCTCGGCGGCTTGCTGCTGTTCCCCCTGCGCTTTGGCGCGGCCACCGTACTGCTGGAAAAACTCACGCCCGACGGCCTGCTGCGCGCCATCGGCGCCTATCAAGCCACGATCTGCTTCACGGCACCTACCTTTTACCGCCAGATGGCGCCTCTGGCGGCCAGCCACGACGTGCGCAGCCTGCGATTGTCCGTGTCGGCCGGCGAGGCGCTGCCGCTGGCCACGCGCGACGCCTGGCAGGCGGCGACGGGCCTGGCCATGACGGACGGCATCGGCGCCACCGAGATGCTGCACATCTTCATTTCCGCCACGGGCGAGGGCATCCGCCGCGGCGCCATCGGCAAGGCGATTCCCGGCTACCAGGCGTGCATCGTCGATGACGCCGGCGTGCCGCAGCCGCCCGGCGTGACGGGCCGCCTGGCCGTGAAAGGCCCCACCGGTTGCCGCTACCTGTCCGACCCGCGCCAGCGCGAGTATGTGCAGAACGGCTGGAACCTGACGGGCGACACCTTCGAGATGGATGCCGACGGCTATTTCTATTACCGCTCGCGCAGCGACGACATGATCGTCTCGGCCGGCTACAACATCGCCGGTCCGGAAGTGGAAGAGGCGCTGCTGCGCCATCCGGCCGTGGCCGAATGCGGCGTGGTCGGGCGCGCCGATGCCGAGCGTGGCCAGATCGTCGAGGCGCACGTGGTGCTGAAGGATGGCTGCCAGGCCAGCGACCTGCTGGCGGCCGAACTGCAGGACTTCGTGCGCCAGCAGATCGCCCCGTATAAATATCCGCGCGCCATCCGTTTCCTGCCTTCCCTGCCGCGCACGGAAACGGGCAAGCTGCAGCGCTTCAAACTTCGCACGGACACTCCATGA
- a CDS encoding bifunctional salicylyl-CoA 5-hydroxylase/oxidoreductase, producing MNIVCIGGGPAGLYFSLLMKKQNPDHRITVIERNRPYDTFGWGVVFSDQTLGNLANADEPTARAILQAFNHWDDIEIHFKGETVRSGGHGFCGIGRKRLLNILQARCEELGVQLVFETEVRDDQAIARQYGADLVIASDGLNSRIRTRYAASYQPEIEQRHCRFVWLGTRKKFEAFTFAFRQTPHGWFQAHIYQYDGETSTFIVETPEHVWRAAGLDAMSQEEGIAFCEALFAEELDGHGLLSNSPHLRGSAQWITFPRIVCRQWVHVQDGVPVVLMGDAAHTAHYSIGSGTKLALEDAIELARCFDQHAETAAALAAYQQLRAIEVLKIQSAARNSMEWFENVERYSAMEAPQFAYSMLTRSQRISHENLRLRDPAYVAGYEQWLARRAGEQAGVEMRDEALPPMLTPFRLRDVLLKNRIAVSPMAQYSAVDGVAGDYHLMHLGARAMGGAGLVFAEMTCVSADARITPACPGMYSEAHTQAWRRIVDFVHANSDAKIALQLGHAGPKGSTRPMWDGIDLPLKEDNWTLLAASEQQYLAGVSQVARAATESDLARIEQDFVRATLAAAVAGFDWLELHCAHGYLLSSFISPLTNRRADEYGGSLENRCRYPLRVFRAMRAAWPQDKPMSVRISAHDWVEGGITPDDAVRIARLFKQAGADLIDCSSGQVSKLEQPVYGRMFQAPFADRVRNEAGIASMAVGSIFEADHANSIIAAGRADLCAVGRPHLANPAWTLTEMARIGYGGAGAGAAWPKQYRPGQQQLERNLQRERQLAAASTGLTPQQVAARLLEG from the coding sequence ATGAATATTGTCTGCATCGGCGGCGGTCCCGCCGGCCTGTATTTCAGCCTGCTCATGAAAAAGCAGAACCCGGATCACCGCATCACCGTCATCGAGCGCAACCGCCCGTACGACACGTTTGGCTGGGGCGTGGTGTTTTCCGACCAGACTCTGGGCAACCTGGCCAATGCGGACGAGCCGACTGCGCGCGCCATCCTGCAGGCGTTCAACCACTGGGACGATATCGAGATCCACTTCAAGGGCGAGACCGTGCGTTCCGGCGGCCATGGCTTTTGCGGCATCGGCCGCAAGCGCCTGCTCAATATCCTGCAGGCGCGCTGCGAGGAACTCGGCGTGCAGCTGGTATTCGAGACGGAGGTGCGGGACGACCAGGCCATCGCGCGCCAGTACGGCGCCGACCTGGTGATCGCCAGCGACGGCTTGAATAGCCGCATCCGCACGCGCTATGCGGCCAGCTACCAGCCGGAAATCGAGCAGCGCCATTGCCGCTTCGTCTGGCTGGGCACGCGCAAGAAATTCGAAGCGTTCACGTTTGCCTTCCGCCAGACGCCACACGGCTGGTTCCAGGCGCATATCTACCAGTATGACGGCGAGACCTCGACCTTTATCGTCGAAACGCCCGAACACGTGTGGCGCGCGGCGGGCCTGGATGCCATGAGCCAGGAAGAGGGCATTGCCTTTTGCGAAGCCCTGTTCGCGGAGGAACTCGACGGCCATGGCCTGCTGAGCAATTCGCCGCACTTGCGCGGTTCGGCCCAGTGGATCACCTTTCCCCGCATCGTCTGCCGGCAATGGGTGCATGTACAGGACGGCGTGCCCGTCGTGCTGATGGGCGACGCGGCCCACACGGCCCATTATTCCATCGGCTCGGGCACCAAGCTGGCGCTGGAAGACGCCATCGAGCTGGCGCGCTGCTTCGACCAGCATGCCGAGACGGCTGCGGCGCTGGCCGCCTACCAGCAGCTGCGCGCCATCGAGGTGCTGAAAATCCAGAGCGCGGCGCGCAATTCCATGGAGTGGTTTGAAAACGTCGAGCGCTACAGCGCCATGGAAGCGCCGCAGTTCGCCTATTCCATGCTCACGCGCAGCCAGCGCATCTCGCATGAAAACCTGCGCCTGCGCGACCCTGCCTACGTGGCCGGCTATGAACAATGGCTGGCGCGGCGCGCGGGCGAGCAGGCTGGCGTGGAGATGCGGGACGAGGCTTTGCCGCCCATGCTCACGCCCTTCCGCCTGCGCGACGTGCTGCTGAAAAACCGCATCGCTGTCTCGCCGATGGCGCAGTACAGCGCCGTCGATGGCGTGGCGGGCGACTACCATCTGATGCACCTGGGCGCGCGCGCCATGGGCGGCGCGGGGCTCGTGTTTGCCGAGATGACGTGCGTGTCGGCCGATGCGCGCATCACGCCCGCCTGTCCCGGCATGTACAGCGAAGCGCATACGCAAGCCTGGCGCCGCATCGTCGATTTCGTGCATGCGAACAGCGATGCGAAGATTGCCCTGCAGCTGGGCCACGCGGGGCCGAAAGGCTCGACGCGGCCCATGTGGGATGGCATCGATCTGCCCTTGAAAGAGGATAACTGGACGCTGCTGGCGGCGTCGGAACAGCAGTATCTGGCGGGCGTGTCGCAGGTGGCGCGGGCGGCCACGGAAAGCGACCTGGCGCGTATCGAGCAGGATTTCGTGCGCGCCACCCTGGCTGCGGCCGTCGCCGGTTTCGACTGGCTGGAACTGCATTGCGCGCATGGCTATTTGCTGTCGAGTTTTATTTCGCCGCTGACCAACCGCCGCGCGGACGAATATGGCGGCAGCCTGGAAAACCGCTGCCGCTATCCGCTGCGCGTGTTCCGCGCCATGCGCGCCGCCTGGCCGCAGGATAAACCCATGAGCGTGCGCATCTCGGCCCACGACTGGGTCGAAGGCGGCATCACGCCCGACGATGCGGTGCGCATCGCGCGCCTGTTCAAGCAGGCAGGCGCCGACCTGATCGACTGTTCCTCGGGCCAGGTCAGCAAGCTCGAACAGCCCGTGTACGGGCGCATGTTCCAGGCGCCGTTTGCCGACCGCGTGCGCAACGAGGCGGGCATCGCCAGCATGGCCGTCGGCTCGATCTTCGAAGCGGACCATGCCAACAGCATCATCGCCGCAGGGCGCGCCGACCTGTGCGCCGTGGGCCGGCCGCACCTGGCCAACCCCGCCTGGACCCTGACGGAAATGGCGCGCATCGGCTACGGCGGCGCTGGCGCCGGAGCGGCTTGGCCGAAACAGTACCGTCCGGGCCAGCAGCAGCTGGAACGCAATCTGCAGCGCGAGCGCCAGCTGGCCGCCGCCAGCACGGGCCTCACCCCGCAACAGGTGGCCGCGCGGCTGCTGGAAGGATGA
- a CDS encoding SDR family NAD(P)-dependent oxidoreductase, producing MKTQAIIDKHALVTGAGSGIGLACARALLDAGARVTLAGRDGARLARARMQLEEEGHAGRVAICVLDVAVEASVQAGFAQAAAHFGRIDILINNAGQAHAAPFGKTDAAIWQQMLAVNLTGVFHCCQAAMPAMLEAGWGRIVNVASTAGLKGYRYVSAYVAAKHGVIGLTRALALEVAPRGVTVNAVCPGYTETDMVAQAVQNIVRKTGRGEDAARAELAAGNPQQRLVQPREVADAVAWLCLPASAAMNGQSIAVAGGEVM from the coding sequence ATGAAGACGCAAGCGATAATCGACAAGCATGCGCTGGTGACGGGCGCCGGCAGCGGCATCGGCCTGGCCTGCGCGCGCGCCTTGCTGGACGCGGGCGCCAGGGTGACCTTGGCCGGGCGCGACGGCGCGCGGCTGGCGCGCGCGCGCATGCAGCTGGAAGAGGAGGGCCATGCGGGCAGGGTCGCCATCTGCGTGCTTGACGTGGCCGTGGAAGCGTCCGTGCAGGCGGGCTTCGCGCAGGCTGCCGCGCATTTCGGCCGCATCGATATCTTGATCAATAACGCGGGCCAGGCGCATGCGGCGCCCTTCGGCAAGACGGACGCGGCCATCTGGCAGCAGATGCTGGCCGTGAATCTGACGGGCGTGTTCCACTGCTGCCAGGCGGCCATGCCGGCCATGCTGGAAGCGGGCTGGGGGCGCATCGTCAACGTGGCGTCGACGGCGGGCTTGAAAGGCTATCGCTATGTCAGCGCCTATGTCGCCGCCAAGCATGGCGTGATCGGTCTGACGCGCGCGCTGGCGCTGGAAGTGGCGCCGCGCGGCGTCACCGTCAATGCCGTCTGCCCCGGCTACACTGAAACGGACATGGTGGCGCAGGCCGTGCAAAACATCGTGCGCAAGACGGGGCGCGGCGAAGACGCGGCGCGCGCGGAACTGGCGGCCGGCAATCCGCAGCAGCGGCTGGTGCAGCCACGGGAAGTGGCCGATGCGGTAGCGTGGCTCTGCCTGCCCGCGTCGGCCGCCATGAATGGACAATCGATCGCCGTCGCCGGCGGCGAAGTCATGTAA
- a CDS encoding MarR family winged helix-turn-helix transcriptional regulator — protein sequence MDKETENVPEEPVLDLASRLTQDHHQSLKLWLRMLSCTVKIENEVRTRLRATFGITLPRFDLMAQLERFPDGLRMGELSKRMMVTGGNITGITDQLEQEKLVARVVDPKDRRSYSVKLTPAGRRAFDEMARVHEGWIAELLHGVTPDDKNQLIDLLSHMKQQLNNTSLKD from the coding sequence ATGGATAAAGAAACCGAGAACGTACCGGAAGAACCCGTGCTGGACCTGGCGAGCCGGCTGACGCAGGACCACCACCAGTCGCTCAAGCTGTGGCTGCGCATGCTCTCGTGCACGGTCAAGATTGAAAACGAGGTGCGCACGCGCTTGCGCGCCACCTTCGGCATCACCTTGCCCCGTTTCGACTTGATGGCGCAGCTCGAACGCTTTCCCGATGGCTTGCGCATGGGCGAACTGTCCAAGCGCATGATGGTCACGGGCGGCAATATCACGGGCATCACCGACCAGCTGGAGCAGGAAAAACTGGTGGCGCGCGTGGTCGATCCGAAGGACCGCCGCTCGTACAGCGTCAAGCTGACGCCGGCCGGCCGGCGCGCGTTCGACGAGATGGCGCGCGTGCACGAAGGCTGGATCGCGGAACTGCTGCACGGCGTGACGCCGGACGACAAAAACCAATTGATCGACCTGCTGTCGCACATGAAGCAGCAGTTGAATAACACTTCCCTCAAGGATTGA